A region of bacterium DNA encodes the following proteins:
- a CDS encoding phosphatidylserine decarboxylase family protein produces the protein MRVGKIRISSEARNIVVIFSVICMQCIILRLWLPGLITLGALGFILFFFRDPDRIGSDDPNTILSAADGTIVDISEVFEEKFFQQPVRRVGIFLSIFDVHVNRAPISGEIKYLNYQRGRFKNALSGKASQYNEHNLVGIDNGTQRVLVKQIAGMLARRIVCYLGIGETVSSGARIGLIKFGSRVEIFIPKEAELRVKLRDKVKAGETIIAVLTPSKE, from the coding sequence ATGCGGGTAGGTAAGATAAGAATATCGTCTGAAGCTCGAAATATCGTGGTTATTTTTAGTGTCATATGTATGCAATGCATCATTTTGCGATTGTGGTTACCGGGTCTGATTACGTTGGGTGCGCTCGGTTTTATCCTCTTTTTTTTCCGTGACCCAGACCGAATCGGTTCTGATGACCCTAACACAATACTCTCAGCAGCAGATGGGACGATTGTTGATATTTCCGAAGTATTTGAAGAGAAATTTTTTCAGCAACCAGTAAGACGGGTAGGGATTTTTTTATCTATTTTTGATGTCCATGTAAATCGAGCGCCGATATCCGGTGAAATAAAATATCTTAATTATCAGCGAGGTCGGTTTAAGAACGCATTGAGCGGAAAAGCATCACAATATAACGAACATAATTTAGTCGGAATTGATAATGGAACCCAGCGAGTTTTAGTGAAACAGATTGCAGGAATGTTAGCGCGTCGGATTGTATGTTATCTAGGCATTGGCGAAACTGTTAGTTCTGGAGCGCGAATTGGTTTAATTAAGTTCGGTTCTCGGGTTGAAATATTTATTCCTAAAGAGGCAGAACTGCGCGTTAAATTGCGAGATAAAGTTAAAGCGGGCGAAACGATTATTGCAGTGCTAACCCCTTCGAAAGAATAA
- a CDS encoding tetratricopeptide repeat protein has translation MLNSWLFASNQNPENGIYFSETDPNPTRYLSADSATFIDASVYTNYLLATYYQEIDDRESMISELQQAIELKPDDPRLRYELAEAYYRNNDFDQALTVLGKLNQLDAKYASAYLLAGKIYIHLNKPEQALAALSQATTYAPTDWESYIQLAQLLQEENKINEAITVYHQAAAIKPDDFLSQFRLGFLSAQNKNYTDAITYYQRTIQLAPRYLPAYFYLGFIYDITGNITDAASTYQSALIIEPRSPELHYRLGILYQRQKLYENAILELEQTLQLDTTNIQARFALGECYFFNNQLMQAQAQFEQLTTHRRLGIRAQYYLGLIAEMQQNYLIALDRFTTALSLDIYAADKDEAYIHIYQLFKQITNLAGAIDYFKMLLARGNNQPVFYLCLSWAYTDLKQLDNAKSITLEGLTRYPRDEDLIYQMGIIYDRLNDTTNAELMFKKAIEINPKNVDALNYLGYMYAEKGIKLDEAEQYIKQALSLEPNAGYILDSLGWVYYKQGKFDAALIELQKAIAITTTDAVLYDHLGDTYKAKGMIQSALDAWKKALELDPLNESIRKKLESK, from the coding sequence GTGTTAAATTCTTGGTTGTTTGCAAGCAACCAAAATCCGGAAAATGGAATTTATTTTTCTGAAACCGACCCCAATCCAACGAGGTATTTATCCGCTGATTCCGCTACTTTCATCGATGCGAGTGTTTATACCAACTATCTTCTAGCTACCTACTACCAAGAAATTGACGATCGAGAAAGTATGATTTCTGAATTGCAACAAGCGATTGAACTCAAGCCAGATGACCCGAGATTACGGTACGAACTCGCTGAAGCTTACTATCGCAATAACGACTTCGACCAAGCGTTAACCGTTCTCGGTAAGCTTAACCAATTGGATGCGAAATACGCTTCCGCCTACCTCCTTGCTGGGAAAATCTACATTCATCTCAATAAACCTGAACAAGCATTAGCGGCATTATCACAGGCGACAACTTACGCTCCCACTGATTGGGAAAGCTATATCCAGCTTGCCCAACTTTTACAAGAGGAAAATAAAATTAATGAAGCTATCACGGTATATCATCAAGCAGCAGCAATCAAACCGGACGATTTTTTATCCCAATTCCGGTTGGGATTCCTCTCTGCCCAAAATAAGAACTACACTGATGCGATTACCTATTATCAACGCACCATTCAGCTGGCACCACGATATCTACCGGCATATTTTTATCTTGGTTTCATTTACGATATCACTGGAAACATAACCGATGCCGCATCGACTTATCAATCTGCATTAATTATTGAACCGCGATCCCCGGAATTACACTACCGTCTCGGTATACTCTATCAACGGCAGAAACTCTATGAAAATGCTATTCTAGAACTAGAACAGACCCTGCAGTTAGATACGACAAATATCCAAGCGCGATTCGCGCTCGGTGAATGTTATTTCTTCAACAATCAACTGATGCAGGCGCAAGCGCAATTTGAACAGTTAACTACACACCGTCGGCTCGGGATTCGCGCTCAATATTATCTCGGGCTCATTGCTGAAATGCAACAGAATTACCTCATTGCATTAGACAGATTCACTACCGCATTAAGTCTCGATATCTATGCAGCGGATAAAGATGAAGCATATATCCATATCTACCAATTATTTAAACAGATAACAAATCTTGCCGGAGCGATAGACTATTTCAAAATGCTCCTAGCCCGAGGGAATAATCAGCCGGTATTCTATTTATGTTTAAGCTGGGCGTATACCGATTTGAAACAGCTAGATAATGCGAAATCCATAACATTAGAAGGATTGACGCGCTATCCCCGTGACGAGGATTTAATATATCAGATGGGAATTATCTATGATCGACTCAATGATACGACGAATGCCGAATTGATGTTCAAAAAAGCTATTGAGATAAATCCGAAAAATGTAGATGCGTTAAATTATCTTGGGTATATGTATGCAGAAAAAGGAATAAAATTAGATGAAGCAGAACAATATATCAAACAAGCATTAAGTTTGGAACCGAATGCTGGTTATATACTCGATAGTCTCGGTTGGGTATACTATAAACAAGGGAAATTTGATGCCGCATTAATCGAACTACAAAAAGCGATTGCCATTACCACCACGGACGCCGTTCTCTACGACCATCTCGGAGATACTTACAAAGCAAAAGGAATGATACAATCGGCGCTTGATGCTTGGAAAAAAGCACTTGAACTCGACCCGTTGAATGAATCTATCCGCAAGAAACTAGAATCGAAATAA
- a CDS encoding 5'-nucleotidase C-terminal domain-containing protein, translating to MKMKMNHKYYIYSITILICLILVCSPAPAAAKKVKLTILYTNDVHGHILPFDDAYQGKDAGGIARRVTVIKQIKKQNPNTLLLDAGDLLSGTPISGFFKGEADWKSIELAGYDAMAIGNHDFDYGQEVLRNAIKTCKVPLLSANIIEQSTGNLLAKPYLFKSYSGLTVAIIGLTTPTAPTSTHPKNVVGLSFGNPQETVQKYLPELRKKAKLIIVLSHLGYGEDRELAEQVNGIDIIVGGHSHTKLLNYQEVNRTIIVQALQWGLYLGRLDVTVEKGKIIDKKAELIPITNTIPEDTKVAQALSVYADKVKQKMAEVVGETKVDLVRGTYENPQSNLSTWIADVFRETAQADIAFQNSGGIRANINKGKITYNDIYSVLPFENVLVTIELTGAQVQELFDFIASAAQSGRDSGQISGATFTVRDGKAVNILIGGKPLSLDKTYKLATNDFLASGGSRFTVLKQGKIIHYGDNLRDVLINYLKTHPVINPVSEVRIKF from the coding sequence ATGAAGATGAAAATGAACCATAAATATTATATATATTCGATAACAATTCTAATATGTTTAATTTTAGTTTGTTCACCAGCACCAGCCGCAGCAAAAAAGGTTAAGCTGACAATTTTATATACGAACGATGTTCACGGCCATATTCTGCCGTTTGACGATGCATACCAAGGGAAAGATGCGGGTGGAATCGCTCGACGAGTAACTGTCATTAAGCAAATTAAAAAACAGAATCCCAATACGCTACTGCTTGATGCTGGCGATTTATTATCCGGCACGCCAATCTCTGGATTCTTTAAAGGGGAAGCGGATTGGAAATCAATCGAATTAGCTGGATACGACGCTATGGCTATCGGAAACCACGATTTTGATTACGGACAAGAGGTGTTACGGAACGCAATAAAAACTTGCAAGGTGCCATTACTTTCAGCAAATATCATTGAACAATCGACCGGTAACTTACTAGCGAAACCATATCTATTCAAATCTTATTCAGGATTAACTGTTGCAATTATCGGATTGACTACGCCCACAGCACCAACTTCAACTCATCCGAAAAATGTAGTCGGATTAAGTTTTGGTAATCCCCAAGAAACAGTTCAAAAATATCTACCCGAATTGCGGAAGAAAGCGAAATTGATTATTGTCTTATCTCATCTTGGTTACGGAGAAGACCGGGAATTAGCTGAACAGGTTAATGGCATTGACATTATTGTCGGTGGACACAGTCATACAAAATTGTTGAATTATCAAGAAGTGAATAGAACGATAATCGTTCAGGCATTACAATGGGGATTATACCTCGGTCGGCTAGATGTAACCGTGGAGAAAGGGAAAATAATAGATAAAAAAGCAGAGTTGATTCCTATAACGAATACCATTCCAGAAGATACAAAAGTCGCACAAGCGCTATCAGTCTATGCGGATAAAGTCAAACAGAAAATGGCTGAAGTAGTAGGGGAAACGAAAGTGGATTTAGTGCGCGGAACATACGAAAATCCGCAGTCGAACTTATCAACGTGGATTGCCGATGTCTTCCGTGAAACGGCACAAGCGGATATTGCGTTTCAGAATTCAGGTGGTATTCGCGCAAATATTAATAAAGGGAAAATAACGTATAACGACATTTACTCGGTTTTGCCGTTTGAAAATGTTTTGGTCACCATTGAATTAACCGGAGCACAGGTTCAAGAGCTATTCGATTTCATCGCTAGCGCAGCGCAATCCGGTCGCGATTCCGGGCAGATTTCCGGCGCAACGTTTACCGTCCGCGACGGGAAAGCCGTAAATATTTTAATCGGCGGAAAACCGTTATCCCTTGATAAAACCTATAAACTAGCAACAAACGATTTTCTCGCTAGCGGTGGTAGTCGGTTCACGGTATTAAAACAAGGGAAAATCATTCACTATGGCGACAATTTACGCGATGTACTTATTAACTACTTAAAAACCCATCCGGTTATAAACCCGGTATCCGAAGTGAGAATCAAATTTTAA
- the pssA gene encoding CDP-diacylglycerol--serine O-phosphatidyltransferase: protein MKKIYILPNLFTTASLFCGFLAITYIYHNKIDFALWAILGAIFFDGLDGKIARLTGTSSSFGMNYDSLSDLVSFGVAPGFLVYRLANSWHNKAALAASVLYVICAALRLARFNVQARTEESQVFVGLPSPAAAGLLLSAIMVYRSHEWLVIQRTLPIIAVLMACLMVSKIPYFNLKRAHLERRRPFNTLVMLVLITGLMIVFSDYYAILIFAFFAMYVGIGIAVYIRIPLWKIPMLQAYLPAKNLLPQPHGDRHPHLPLHPETTSSQITSPVSHGK, encoded by the coding sequence ATGAAAAAAATATATATTTTACCCAATCTTTTTACTACGGCGAGTTTATTCTGTGGATTTCTTGCCATCACCTATATTTATCATAACAAAATTGATTTTGCCCTATGGGCGATATTAGGGGCGATTTTTTTTGATGGTCTTGATGGAAAAATTGCACGATTAACCGGAACCAGCAGTAGTTTTGGGATGAATTATGATTCGTTATCCGACCTCGTTTCGTTCGGGGTTGCGCCAGGATTTTTGGTGTATCGATTAGCAAATTCGTGGCATAATAAAGCCGCGTTAGCAGCGAGTGTACTGTATGTAATTTGTGCGGCATTACGACTCGCACGGTTTAATGTACAAGCGCGAACGGAAGAAAGTCAGGTGTTTGTCGGATTACCAAGTCCTGCAGCGGCTGGATTGCTACTTTCCGCTATTATGGTATATCGGAGTCATGAATGGTTGGTAATTCAACGTACCCTACCGATCATTGCAGTGCTAATGGCATGTTTGATGGTGAGTAAAATTCCCTATTTCAATCTAAAACGGGCGCATTTAGAACGACGTCGTCCTTTTAATACTTTGGTTATGTTGGTTTTAATCACCGGGTTAATGATTGTTTTTTCTGATTATTATGCTATTCTCATCTTTGCATTTTTTGCGATGTATGTTGGAATTGGAATTGCGGTATATATACGGATTCCATTATGGAAAATTCCAATGCTCCAAGCATATTTACCAGCGAAAAATCTCTTGCCTCAGCCTCATGGAGACAGACATCCGCATTTGCCGCTACATCCGGAAACTACATCTTCGCAAATAACATCTCCGGTATCGCATGGCAAGTAA